The sequence below is a genomic window from Sorangiineae bacterium MSr12523.
AGCCGCAGCTCGGCCTCCAGCCCATACACCGGTCGATCCTCGCCCAAGAGCAACGACACCTCGCGGAACGCGAGCACGCTCAACCCGCCACCACCGGGCAGCCAATACACGGGCCGCTTGCGGCCCTTCGGCTGAATCGCAATCAACGTCGAGCGATCGGCCGCGCCTCGCTGCAGAAGCGCCGCCATCGTCCGCACCGTTCCGGCGTGGAGCAAACTGGACATGGGCAGGCGACGCCCGAATTCCTTTTCCACCCTCCCGAGCAGCGACACCGCGAGCAGCGAGTGACCGCCCAATTGGAAGAAATTGTCATCCAACGCGACGGGCAACCCCAACACGGTTTCCCAGATTTCGGCCAATCGCCCTTCCAGCGAATCGGTCCTTTCGCCGAACACGTAACGCGAGACCACCACCTCGCTGGGCGTGAGCAGCGCCGAAACCTCCGCGCCATCGCCCGGCCCATCGAGTCGCAGCGCCGGATGCTCGCGCAGTGCGTGAAGGCACTCGGGATTGCGAAGCGCGGTGACATTGAGCACCGGTTTGCCATTGATGGCGTCGCGCACCGCACGATCCGAGCGCTTTCCGCTATGGGTCGTGGGAAGCTCGTCGACCTCCGCAATCACCGCCGGCGCGTGCGCCGCCGAACATTGCTCGGAAAGCGCTTTGCGTATCTTCCGCACGAGCGAGGAATCGAGGTACGTGCCCTCGCGAAGCACCACCACCAAAACGAGCCGGCTTCCCCCGGGTTCGTGCGGTGCGGTTTGCTCCACGGCCACCGCATCGCGCACTTCATCGATGCCAGTCAGCACGCTGTAGATTTCGGCAGGCCCGATGCGAATGCCCCTTATGTTCATCACACCATCGGAGCGGCCGTGAATGCGCCCCGTTCCCCTTGCCGTCAATTCGAGCAGATCTCCGTGCGTCCAAACACCAGGATTTTGACGGAAATACGCATCATGAAATCGACGTCCGTCGGGATCCCCATAAAGGCCCAATGGACGCGATGGGAACGGATTTTCACAAATTAGCTCGCCGAACGCGACGCAGTCTTTGGCCACCCCAGCCGTCGCGCGAAGTCCGACCGCTCGCACATCGAGCCCGAGACTCTTCGCTTGGAGCTCGCCCTCGTACACCGGCAGATGCGGGTGCCCCAGCAAAAAGCACCCGATGATATCGGTTCCGCCGGAGATCGACTGAAGCGGTACCGCTTTCACCTCATCGCGGGTCCAATGGAAGAACGCATCGGGCAGAACCGATCCCGTCGACATGATCGCGCGCAGCGCCGTCAGATCGTAGCGCGTGCGGGGGGTGATCCCCGCATCACGTGTATACTGCAAATATCCAGGGCTGGTACCAAAAACGGTAATTTGCTCGCGCTCCACGAGCTGCCACAGCGCGTCCGCCTCGGGGTAGGAAACGGAGCCATCGTAAATGACGATATGCGTACCGCTGGCCAGTGCGGACAATTGCCAGTTGTACATCATCCATCCACACGTGGTGTGGAAGTACATGGTGTCACCCGGCCGCAGATCCGTGTGCAACCGGTGCTCTTTTACGTGCTCGAGCAGCGTCCCGCCCACACCGTGCATGATGCACTTGGGCTTTCCGGTGGTGCCGGACGAAAACAGAATATAGAGCGGGTGGTTGAATCCAAATCGCGGCAACTCCTCGAGGCAGGTGAACACCGGCTCGTTTTCCGAGGCGAGCAAATCGCGAAACGACTCCACGGGCACGTCGCGTCCAGCCGGAATGGCCGGCTCGGGCCCCCGCAAGCACACGACGTGTTCGAGCGATGGAAGGGCCTCCACCAGCTCGGTGAGCTTCTCGGCCACGACCCGTTCGTAACCGTGATGAAAATAGCTGCCATGGGCGAACAGCCAAGAAGGGGTGAGCTGATTGAACCGTTCGACCAAGGCAGGAAGTCCGATATCGGGCGCAATGGAGGACCAAATCGCCCCCAACGCAGCCGTCGCCAGGCAGGCCACCACCGTCTCGGCGGTGTTGGACACCACCGCGACCACCCGGTCACCACTGCGTAGCCCACGACGGTGCAGCGCCGACGCCAGCCGTAGCACCCGTGCCGTCAGCTCGCCCCGCGTCCACACCGTGCGCTCACCGCGCTCGTTGCAGGCGGTCAGCGCGGGCTGGGCGAGCTGCTCCGAGGTGCGCGCGCCCAGGAGGTTCTGCACGAAGCTAAGCTGCAGATTCGGGAAAAACTCCGCGGTTTCGCACACCTGCCCCACGCACACCGGCTCGTAGGAGCCCTCCACCTCGAGCTCCGACCACTCGAGGAAGAGGCGCCAGAAGAGCCGGTATTCCTGCACGGAAAACCGATGAAATGCGGCGGGATCGTCGAAACGCCACCCGGTGGTCTCCTCGCAGAAGCAGATGAAGTCCGTCATCTGCGACTGCGCGACCGTGACCGTATGGGGGACGAAAATCGGCAGGTGGGCCGCCTGCTCTTCGCTGTCGAACCCATACGTGGTGCCCGGCGCAAGCAGGCCGATGGGGAACGTCGCACTGGCGAAAGCGCCGCCGTCGTCGGGTTTCATATCAGTCTTGGATGCAGCACGGCTCGGTGTGTTAGTCGTAGACGCGGGAGGTTTTTGCATGATTGCGCTGGTCACCGGAGGCGCAGGTTTCATCGGATCACACATCGTCGAGCACCTCGTGCGGAGCGGACATCGCGCGCGCGTGTACGACAACTTCTCCGCGGGGAAGCGTGAAAATTTACGCCACATCCCCGAGGACAAATTGGAGATCATCGAGGCCGACGTTCGCGATTCGCCTCGACTCGAGTACACCATGGCCGGCTGCGACGTGGTCTTTCACCAAGCGGCCATCGTTTCGGTTCCTTATTCGGTCGACCATCCTCAAGAGACCCATGACGTGAACCTGCAAGGCACGATGAACGTGCTTTTCGCGGCCAAACGGCAAGGCGTCAAGCGCATCGTCTTCGCGGGATCGGCCGCCGTGTACGGCGAAGATCCGGAATTGCCCAAGCGCGAATCCATGCGCGAAGATCCGATATCGCCTTACGGCGTCGAAAAGCTCGCCAGCGAATTGTACCTTCGCACCTATGCGCGGCTGCACGGTGTGGAGTCGGTCACGCTTCGCTATTTCAATGTGTTCGGCCCGCGGCAAGATCCGAAGTCGGCCTACAGCGGCGTGATCAGCGTTTTGGTCGACCGGGCGCTGCGCGGGGATACGCCGACGCTGTTTGGCGATGGGAACCAATCGCGCGACTTCGTCTTCGTGCGCGACGTGGCCCAGGCCAACTTGCTCGCGGCGACGGTACCGGGTATCGGCGGGCGCGTGTACAACGTCGGTCGCGGGCAGCGCACCACCTTGCTCGAGCTTACGGCCATGCTCGGACGCACCGTCGGACGCACCATCACGCCGGAGCACCAGCCGCCCCGTGCGGGCGACATCCGCGATTCCTTGGCGGACATCACGCGCGCTCGCACGGAGTTGGGCTTCGATCCGAAGGTCAGCGTGGAAGAAGGCCTCAGGGAGCTGGTCGCGTACACGCGAGGCGGGTGAAGTAGACGCGCCGCGGGCCGGAGCCGGCCCACGTATCGAGGGTGACACCGGCGGTGTCACCCTCGAAGTGCGCGGCCCGAATCGTCTGATGCGCGCTTTGGTCACGGGTCATCACCACGGTGCTCGGGCGGCACACCGCCCGGGCCTGCGTGTCGATGGGAACGAAGCTCCAACGCAGGGGTGACGATCGGCCCTCCAGCGAGCCACCCAGGGCCAAGGTGCCATTCGCATCGAGCAACTCCGTGGGATAGCCGGTGGGCCACTGGATGCGAATCGGCTCGTCCAACACGGCCAGCGTCGCCGGATCGATCTTTCGCAGGAGCACCGTCTGCACCGTCTGCGCCGTCTGCGGGCGAATGAAGGCGCCGACCCACCAATCGTTGCCCACCTTCACGCTCCGCACGATGACGAAGTTGTTGTCGGGCAGCCCCTCGAGGGCCCGGCTCGGGATGCCCAGGGCCCCATTGGGCCCGAGCTCCGCGACTTGGACGGCACCGTCGGCGACATAGGCCACGAATCGTTTGTCGCCGAAGCGCTCGACGGCCAGCCACCGCGACGTCGACGGCGCGTACCAATCGTACTGCTCGATGTTCTGCATCGCACCGCCGGCCGGATCGAGGCGATGGAGGCGCAACATCGGTCGAATGCGATCCAAAGAGCTCGTCCTCTCGAGCCGTGCGCCCTGGATTTCCAGCCGATCGTCGCCG
It includes:
- a CDS encoding acetoacetate--CoA ligase gives rise to the protein MKPDDGGAFASATFPIGLLAPGTTYGFDSEEQAAHLPIFVPHTVTVAQSQMTDFICFCEETTGWRFDDPAAFHRFSVQEYRLFWRLFLEWSELEVEGSYEPVCVGQVCETAEFFPNLQLSFVQNLLGARTSEQLAQPALTACNERGERTVWTRGELTARVLRLASALHRRGLRSGDRVVAVVSNTAETVVACLATAALGAIWSSIAPDIGLPALVERFNQLTPSWLFAHGSYFHHGYERVVAEKLTELVEALPSLEHVVCLRGPEPAIPAGRDVPVESFRDLLASENEPVFTCLEELPRFGFNHPLYILFSSGTTGKPKCIMHGVGGTLLEHVKEHRLHTDLRPGDTMYFHTTCGWMMYNWQLSALASGTHIVIYDGSVSYPEADALWQLVEREQITVFGTSPGYLQYTRDAGITPRTRYDLTALRAIMSTGSVLPDAFFHWTRDEVKAVPLQSISGGTDIIGCFLLGHPHLPVYEGELQAKSLGLDVRAVGLRATAGVAKDCVAFGELICENPFPSRPLGLYGDPDGRRFHDAYFRQNPGVWTHGDLLELTARGTGRIHGRSDGVMNIRGIRIGPAEIYSVLTGIDEVRDAVAVEQTAPHEPGGSRLVLVVVLREGTYLDSSLVRKIRKALSEQCSAAHAPAVIAEVDELPTTHSGKRSDRAVRDAINGKPVLNVTALRNPECLHALREHPALRLDGPGDGAEVSALLTPSEVVVSRYVFGERTDSLEGRLAEIWETVLGLPVALDDNFFQLGGHSLLAVSLLGRVEKEFGRRLPMSSLLHAGTVRTMAALLQRGAADRSTLIAIQPKGRKRPVYWLPGGGGLSVLAFREVSLLLGEDRPVYGLEAELRLDGSKNDLPSMARDYIDAIREKQPHGPYVLLGFSLGSWMAYEMAVQLRERGEEVALLGLFDTPVPGTLNGVQQVTAAAQRVRHHWRNLRALPARSMFSYVSDAAEVIAHKVQRQLGRSPSEPPPPEGEVAASSVFDELDRKNRAIIDVYSRGPLSPYPGKVTLFLAERTSQSGLSPELDARLGWRNLAQGGADVHKVPGSHLSMLEHPHVEGLAQVLRECLARVDES
- a CDS encoding SDR family oxidoreductase, which codes for MIALVTGGAGFIGSHIVEHLVRSGHRARVYDNFSAGKRENLRHIPEDKLEIIEADVRDSPRLEYTMAGCDVVFHQAAIVSVPYSVDHPQETHDVNLQGTMNVLFAAKRQGVKRIVFAGSAAVYGEDPELPKRESMREDPISPYGVEKLASELYLRTYARLHGVESVTLRYFNVFGPRQDPKSAYSGVISVLVDRALRGDTPTLFGDGNQSRDFVFVRDVAQANLLAATVPGIGGRVYNVGRGQRTTLLELTAMLGRTVGRTITPEHQPPRAGDIRDSLADITRARTELGFDPKVSVEEGLRELVAYTRGG